CAGCCGTGGGGTCCTGTGTCCGCAGGTGAGTGTCTCGGGCTGCGGGAACTGTTGGCCGGCCTGAGACTGGCAGTGGCCCGTGTGATCCTCAGGTGGCGGGCCGCGCCGGGTCCCGTTTCATGCCTCAATCCCGGGGCCCGGCCTCATGCGCCCGTGGCCCGCAATGCCCTCGCTGGCCGCGGGCTCGGTCCGGCCCGCGTCGCCCCTCGCGATGCCTCTCGCGGGTCGGACCTCGACCTCCGCGTGAGCCGTCCGGGTGATCATGTCGGCGTGGATGCCCGGCCAGGGCCCGGTGATTCGCGAGGCTTAGTGTGTCGCGGTTCTTCCTCGATCGCGCGGCACCGCCGGGTCTCACGCCTCCCACTGGTGGCGCCCGCAGTGAGGCCCGGCCAGCAAGCTCCCGGCGAGGTGGACGACCCGGCCGGGATCCGGCGGCGCGGGGCCGTCAGGGATGTACGGCCCCGCGCCCCTCATTGATCCGGTCGTGTGACCTGGGCGTGTCAGTCCGCGGTGGTCGACGCCCATCGCGCATCCTGCTAGTGAGGCCCTTCGGATCGGCCCCATTCGGACCCCGCCCGGGTGCTACGGCGTCTCGCCTGAGCGGGGTCCGCTGCCGCCCAGGGGCCTACTCGCCGTCGAGGAGCGCCGTGGTCGTCCTCGCCCTGGATGGCGCACGGTCGTCCAGCTCGGCGACAAGCCAGGACAGGGACAGGTCTTGCTCGGCGTGGTCGGGGCGCAGCAGCTGGGCAGCAAAGGGCTGCAGGCGGGCGACTACCTGATCGATCTGGGATCTGTGGCTGTCCATGCCGTCCATGATGGCCCCGCCCGGCTCGACGGCGCGGGGCCTACCTGCGCCCGGGTGATGTCCGCGTGTCCCTTCCAGGGCATGCCGCGTGCTGTGGGCAGGATGATCCTGACCAGCTTGTCGTCCTCGCAGGGGCGGGCTGGTCGGGCGGCGGCCCGGTCTGGATGTGCCAGGCCGCCGCCTACGCGTCTCGTCCGCTCTGGTTGGGGCGCCGACATGCAGCAGCTCCAACCCCGGCTGATCGTGGAGACATGAGCGACGAGGAGATCCTGGGCTTCCTGATCGAGGACGTACGGGGCGATGGTGTTGTGGTGAAGGTGTGCCGCCGCGAGAGCGAGCCACCCGTCGTCGAACGGGCCGCGGGCAGCTGGGCCGATCTCGCTGCGCTGGGTGCGGAGTACAGCGTGTCCGAGGAGCGCTGGTCGATCACGGATGAGGCCCGGGCGGTCCTCGACGCGACCGCTGCTGGCCCGCACGTCCCCGACTGATCGACTCCCAGGTGCGGCGTCTGCGGGCTGACGTGAGACTGGTTCTGGGTCTGCTGCTGTGTCCGTGGCGGCCCTTTTGGGTCTCGGCCTGGATGGACGTGCCCTGGGCCGAGGCCCACCCGCAATCGGGGTGGGATCCTGATGGTGCGGCCGGGTTGGCGGAACAGGCATACGCTGGCGCCTCAAAAGCGCTTGTCCATGAGGACGTGCGGGTGCCCACGGCGACGGCGACCGCGGCGTCCTCGCGGGGCGCCAGATGGACGGGGATGGAGGAGCCGATTTCGCCGATGAGGCCGCCCAGGTGGGAGTCAGGCACGCCGACCGCGGATTCGAAGCCCGCCCGGAGCAGGCGCTGGGCCAAGGTGGTGGTCATCGTCGGCCCCTAATAGGCGTTTAGCGGGCCCTGCTCCTATTTACGGCTTTCATTCTCGCGGCTTTTGTATGGCTTGGCCCGATACAAGAGCTCTGCGGCCGCCTTGGTGGTGGCTGCGGCGGGCGCGGTCGGCGGTCTGGGCGGCGCGTTCCACTCGCAGTGACCACAGTCGTTCCAGCTCGGCCCGCTCGGCCAGGACCTGGTCGGCCGCATGCAGGGCCACCTCGACGACGGCGGGCGTCAGAGCGAGCAGGACTTGTCCCTCGACGAAGGCGTCCACGCAGGCGGAGTTGATCAGCTGACAGCTGCTTCGGGCACCGTAGTTGGACACGTCCCTCGCGCACGCGTACTCGGGCAAGGCCTTGCTGTGCTGGGTGTGGTAACGCATGCTCATGCGGCGGTTGCGGCGTCCGCAGAAGACCAGCCCGGCCGCGAGCGCGGGGCCGCCCCGGACCGCGCCCATCGCTTCGGCGACAGCGCAGTTGGCCGCCGGCTTCGCTTCGTTGGCCTGGAACTGGGCGACGGTGATGTAGGCGGGCAGGACGTTCTCGATCATCACATGCCATCCGTCCCGGGAGCGGACGACCCGCCCAGTGCTGGGGCGGGCCGGGTCCTGGCGGCGCGGCTCGACCCGGCGGCGCCCATAGGCGTAGATGCCGGCGTAGGCGGGGTTGTGCAGGAGGTTCTGCAGCGTCATCCGGTTCGGCCGTCGCCATTCCAGGGTGCCCTTGTCCGGGCCCTCGCGCAGCCGGATGCCCAACTGGATTTCGTGGTCGACGAGATAGCGAAGTTCGGCGTGCAGGGTGCCGAGCCGCTCGAACTGCGTGAAGTTCAGTCGGATGACGGCCTGGACCTGCTCGTCCGGGTCGAAGGCCACCTCCCCGGACGGGCGGCGGATGTAGCCGCTGGGCAGTGGGAAGGCCAGCTCGCCGCGGCGGGCCTTGTTCAACCGTCCGCTCCACATCCGCTGTTTGATCAGGTGGAGTTCGGCCTCGCTCTCATCGTGCCCTTGAGTCCCAGCCGCAGCCGGTCGTTGTACTCGCCCGGGTCGTAGACCCCGTCGGTGTCGGCCAGCACCGCACCCGAGAGGGCGCACAGCTCGATGAGCTGGTACCAGTCCCTGCCCGAGCGGGCCAGGCGGGACATCTCGATCCCCAGCACGAGCCCGACGTGGTCCAAGCCGATCTCGGTCACCAGCCGCTGGAAGCCAGTGCGGGCCACCGCGCTCGATCCGGACCTGCCCAGGTCCTCGTCGATCACCAGGACGCGCTCCGCCTGCCAACCGAGCGCGATCGCCCGGTCGACCAGGGCGTACTGCAACCGGGTCGATTCCTGGTGGTCGACCAGTTGCTGGCGCGTCGACCGCCGGACGTAGACCACCGCGAGCCGCTGCAGGTGACGGTCGTCGATCTTGCTGCCGGGACGCTCCCACGGCATCACCGAGGTCATCGCCGGACCCGCTCACTCGCCGTGGCAGCCGGCACTGCCCGGCTCGCCAGCCGCACCAGATGCACGACGACCGCCTGCCGGTTCGCTTCCGGCAGTGCTTCCCATACCCGGCTCTCCGCTACTACCTGCGCTGTTGTCTTGGGCCGGCATCGCTGTCGTCGGGCATGGCGACTCGTTCCCCTCGTCGCTGATCCGGCCCCGCAACCGATGGGCCACAGCGACCAACCGCCGCAGACCCTCACGACCAATTATCGGCGTCCCCGCACCGCCTTGACTATCCATAAGCGCAGTGTGCTTGTGCGCTTGAGCGGACCTACAGCTGGCTGATG
The genomic region above belongs to Streptacidiphilus rugosus AM-16 and contains:
- a CDS encoding recombinase family protein; the protein is MTSVMPWERPGSKIDDRHLQRLAVVYVRRSTRQQLVDHQESTRLQYALVDRAIALGWQAERVLVIDEDLGRSGSSAVARTGFQRLVTEIGLDHVGLVLGIEMSRLARSGRDWYQLIELCALSGAVLADTDGVYDPGEYNDRLRLGLKGTMRARPNST
- a CDS encoding recombinase family protein translates to MNKARRGELAFPLPSGYIRRPSGEVAFDPDEQVQAVIRLNFTQFERLGTLHAELRYLVDHEIQLGIRLREGPDKGTLEWRRPNRMTLQNLLHNPAYAGIYAYGRRRVEPRRQDPARPSTGRVVRSRDGWHVMIENVLPAYITVAQFQANEAKPAANCAVAEAMGAVRGGPALAAGLVFCGRRNRRMSMRYHTQHSKALPEYACARDVSNYGARSSCQLINSACVDAFVEGQVLLALTPAVVEVALHAADQVLAERAELERLWSLRVERAAQTADRARRSHHQGGRRALVSGQAIQKPRE